In one Moritella sp. 5 genomic region, the following are encoded:
- a CDS encoding ImpA family type VI secretion system protein — protein MLFNQTLHESLLLPIDGDQFCGVYLKSDKQKFRPLRNEFNVAQTSLRQLMQTPDPAEMDSLQDASIEHWHSLSSSLIEIFKTTSKDIELAGWMLAAQIVIDPALNGLREVSQWLQALVEGHWDEVHPILPDNKIKSESDKLKEINAFKVKGFVQLVGESEDSSLVYSPFLMLPLIGDLNYSRYLSEERKGGLPELRQQYQNVAMGERAKVTSLMQNLVLIRDAMRAVEAHVANVCKQHLLPQPGFKFVVGLITKILNAMEYVSGLKSKDTQVTKAEGQPATNESSHVDGGEKNMQVKEDSITDHALLDGLPVNNQEFNRDDAFHQLRTLAEFFRKVEPHSPVSYLLEKAIRWGYLSLPELMSELLLNQEDTIKQVFHLSALDENGDTNVIQPTHKKMLPLSDVGESMSVQHNNTRAVSTTTSHSVLNNVTAVSVEKTQEKPVSTSSSNSLW, from the coding sequence ATGTTATTCAATCAAACATTACATGAGTCACTTTTATTACCAATTGATGGCGACCAATTTTGTGGGGTTTATTTAAAATCCGACAAACAAAAATTCAGACCGCTTAGAAATGAATTTAATGTTGCACAAACATCTCTGCGTCAATTAATGCAGACACCAGACCCAGCAGAAATGGATAGTTTACAAGATGCCAGCATTGAACACTGGCATTCGTTATCAAGCAGTTTGATTGAAATATTTAAAACGACATCTAAAGACATTGAGCTAGCGGGTTGGATGCTAGCGGCTCAGATAGTCATTGACCCTGCATTAAATGGGTTGCGTGAAGTAAGTCAATGGTTACAAGCACTTGTTGAGGGGCATTGGGACGAGGTTCATCCGATACTCCCTGACAATAAAATAAAGTCAGAAAGTGACAAATTAAAAGAAATTAATGCATTTAAAGTGAAGGGCTTTGTACAACTAGTCGGTGAAAGTGAAGACAGCAGCTTAGTGTATTCACCTTTCTTAATGCTACCGCTAATTGGAGACTTAAATTATTCGCGTTATTTAAGTGAAGAACGTAAAGGCGGTTTACCTGAGTTACGCCAACAGTACCAAAATGTGGCGATGGGTGAACGGGCTAAAGTGACTAGCTTAATGCAAAATTTAGTATTGATACGTGATGCCATGCGTGCAGTCGAAGCACATGTTGCTAACGTATGTAAGCAGCATTTATTACCCCAACCTGGATTTAAATTTGTAGTCGGGCTGATCACTAAAATATTGAACGCGATGGAGTATGTATCAGGCTTAAAGAGTAAAGATACACAGGTAACTAAGGCTGAAGGTCAGCCAGCAACGAATGAGTCGAGTCATGTTGATGGCGGCGAAAAAAATATGCAAGTTAAAGAAGATAGTATTACTGATCACGCTTTGTTAGATGGTTTACCTGTTAATAATCAAGAGTTCAATCGCGATGATGCATTTCATCAACTACGAACGTTAGCTGAATTTTTTAGGAAAGTAGAACCACATAGCCCGGTATCTTATTTGTTAGAAAAAGCAATTCGCTGGGGCTACTTATCGCTTCCTGAGTTGATGTCGGAGCTGTTATTAAATCAAGAGGATACGATTAAACAAGTATTTCATCTGTCAGCTCTTGATGAGAATGGGGATACGAATGTTATTCAGCCAACGCACAAAAAAATGTTACCGCTATCAGATGTGGGTGAATCTATGTCTGTGCAGCACAACAACACAAGAGCGGTTAGTACAACAACGAGTCACTCTGTTTTGAACAATGTAACTGCTGTCTCTGTAGAAAAAACTCAAGAAAAACCAGTATCTACCTCGAGCAGTAATTCTCTCTGGTAA
- a CDS encoding type VI secretion system tube protein Hcp has translation MASIYMRIDGVKVNGGATVEGLPQDGWFALNSYSWGAVRQVAMDIGSGNNADSGMVAMSEVSITKELCGASEDLLSFLFSPGVEGKDIDIVFTKAARDGSGAEIYYQVGLKKARLVSYNLSGSDGSQPFESISLSYIQVDKKHRHELDGGKLEDGGLVSYNVPQGKLISGTK, from the coding sequence ATGGCTAGTATATATATGAGAATTGATGGCGTTAAAGTTAATGGTGGCGCAACAGTTGAAGGTTTACCACAAGATGGTTGGTTTGCTTTGAATTCATATAGCTGGGGCGCTGTGCGCCAAGTAGCAATGGACATTGGTAGCGGTAACAATGCTGACTCAGGCATGGTTGCTATGAGCGAAGTAAGTATTACAAAAGAACTTTGTGGTGCTTCTGAAGATCTTCTGTCGTTCCTATTCAGTCCAGGTGTTGAAGGTAAAGATATTGATATCGTATTTACTAAAGCTGCACGTGATGGTTCTGGTGCTGAAATTTATTACCAAGTAGGCCTGAAAAAAGCACGCCTTGTTTCATACAACCTAAGTGGCAGTGACGGTTCTCAACCGTTCGAAAGCATTTCACTTTCTTACATCCAAGTTGATAAGAAACATCGTCATGAACTTGATGGCGGTAAGCTAGAAGACGGCGGTCTTGTTTCTTATAACGTTCCACAAGGTAAGTTAATTTCTGGAACTAAATAA
- the tssB gene encoding type VI secretion system contractile sheath small subunit, producing the protein MALNSQHKRISKNRVSITYDVETNGATETKELPFVVGVIGDFSGHKAESDKIDLEEREFTGVDKDNFDAVMGQISPSLSYKVDNKLANDDSQFEVNLKLNSMNDFHPERLVQQIDPLKQLVETRNQLKELLSKADRSRDLERLLKEVLQSTDSIKHLAEELGVKTGETE; encoded by the coding sequence ATGGCTCTCAACTCACAACATAAACGTATAAGCAAAAACCGAGTCAGTATCACCTATGATGTTGAAACTAATGGCGCAACAGAAACCAAAGAATTGCCCTTTGTCGTTGGTGTTATTGGTGACTTCTCTGGTCATAAAGCTGAAAGTGATAAAATTGACCTAGAAGAGCGTGAGTTCACTGGTGTTGATAAAGATAATTTTGATGCAGTGATGGGACAAATTAGCCCGTCATTGTCATATAAAGTTGACAACAAATTAGCAAATGATGATAGCCAATTTGAAGTTAACCTGAAGTTAAATTCAATGAACGACTTTCACCCTGAGCGCTTAGTTCAACAAATTGATCCCCTAAAACAATTGGTTGAAACACGTAACCAGTTAAAAGAGTTATTAAGCAAAGCGGATCGCTCTCGTGATCTAGAACGCTTATTGAAAGAAGTACTACAAAGTACCGATTCAATTAAACATTTAGCTGAAGAGCTAGGCGTAAAAACTGGGGAAACTGAATAA
- the tssC gene encoding type VI secretion system contractile sheath large subunit, whose product MSTEQQAATEQAGAAEGELNFLDRAISATTQTPADTTKELLSVLTSQALDGTVTWDKNLTLTIEKAISALDVKISDQLSTVMQNKAFQKLEGTWLGLQKLVKNSELGPDLKIKLADYTKDELLEQFEDAPAIDRSRFFTMIYQEEFGTAGGQPYGALLGDYEFSYGDEDVALMRYMGEVAAASHAPFVAAANASMFDFNSFVNFNEGKPVAAGFDSPAYASWNAFRESDDSRYVALTLPKTIARLPYGKQTVSVKSFDFEELKHDANGNAYPETQDDLVWSNAAFEYGLLLTQAYTQFGWCTAIRGNDNGGKVENLPNFTYYTPSGDLVQQCPSEVNLTDEREKELSDLGFLPLVHYKNTSYAVFMGAQTAHKPKTYTDPDATANAAISARLPYTMASSRIAQYLKVMGRDRIGSNLDPDNIEKELSNWLHQYVNPSAIGNEAKSTHPLVEAKVTVEEQVGRPGCYSAVAYLRPWLQMEELSSSLRMVANIPG is encoded by the coding sequence ATGAGCACAGAACAACAAGCTGCAACAGAACAAGCCGGTGCCGCAGAAGGTGAATTAAACTTTCTAGACCGCGCGATTTCAGCAACAACACAGACACCAGCAGATACAACAAAAGAATTGTTATCTGTTCTGACTTCACAAGCGCTAGACGGTACTGTTACTTGGGATAAAAACCTAACGTTAACAATCGAAAAAGCGATTTCTGCATTAGATGTAAAAATCTCAGACCAGCTTTCAACAGTAATGCAAAACAAGGCGTTCCAAAAACTGGAAGGCACTTGGTTAGGTCTGCAAAAATTAGTTAAAAACAGTGAGCTAGGCCCAGATTTAAAAATCAAGCTTGCGGACTACACAAAAGACGAACTATTAGAACAATTTGAAGATGCGCCAGCGATTGATCGTAGCCGCTTCTTTACGATGATTTATCAAGAAGAATTTGGTACAGCTGGTGGTCAACCTTACGGTGCGTTACTTGGTGACTACGAATTCAGTTATGGCGATGAAGATGTAGCGTTAATGCGTTACATGGGCGAAGTTGCTGCTGCATCTCACGCACCATTCGTTGCTGCTGCAAATGCGAGCATGTTTGACTTTAATTCATTCGTTAACTTTAACGAAGGCAAGCCTGTTGCTGCGGGTTTTGATTCACCCGCTTATGCAAGTTGGAATGCATTCCGTGAAAGTGATGATTCGCGTTATGTTGCATTAACACTACCAAAAACAATTGCACGTCTACCATACGGTAAACAAACAGTATCTGTTAAGTCATTCGATTTTGAAGAATTGAAACATGACGCTAATGGTAATGCTTACCCAGAGACACAAGATGATCTTGTGTGGAGTAATGCTGCGTTTGAATACGGTTTATTATTAACGCAAGCATATACACAGTTTGGTTGGTGTACTGCTATCCGTGGTAATGATAATGGCGGTAAAGTTGAAAACTTACCGAACTTTACTTACTACACACCATCGGGTGATTTAGTTCAACAATGTCCATCTGAAGTAAACCTTACAGATGAACGTGAAAAAGAACTGAGTGACTTAGGTTTCTTACCGTTAGTGCATTATAAAAATACGAGCTATGCCGTATTTATGGGCGCTCAAACGGCGCATAAGCCAAAAACGTATACCGACCCTGATGCGACTGCAAATGCAGCCATTTCAGCGCGCTTGCCTTATACAATGGCAAGTAGCCGAATTGCACAGTACCTAAAAGTAATGGGTCGTGATCGTATTGGTTCTAACCTAGATCCGGATAACATTGAAAAAGAATTAAGTAACTGGCTCCACCAGTATGTTAATCCAAGTGCGATTGGCAATGAAGCAAAATCAACACATCCATTGGTTGAAGCAAAAGTAACAGTTGAAGAACAAGTGGGTCGCCCTGGTTGTTATTCTGCTGTGGCTTATTTACGCCCTTGGTTACAAATGGAAGAGTTATCATCGTCATTACGCATGGTTGCTAATATTCCAGGTTAA
- a CDS encoding type VI secretion system contractile sheath domain-containing protein translates to MSTSNLTSSANVLTDAGLWRMLLNHAQNDNRSEFKSQLSKLIMQLDDVMSEQLSAVMQATDFKELEARWLGLHSLVLLPVSQRRVQVKLLDLSWDMVSADLNQSFNVTRSALYQKIYANELDTAGGHPFGLLVVDHLIHSDLDDDADFDDLYTLQLLGELGERALCPVSLGVDPYFFGDEPARLMPDHKRIQRILSSSDLQSWQLLRSHSASRFLNLVLPEYHLRSPYQHYQAGFVFNERALTEHVLWGNSAYLLAANVIREFDRISWFGFLRAYDESGRYGAIVQVGNGQQDPLLSRIDLFSEDDDFWSAQGFVPLSSVYLSGQKGIFSNQSVWKATTETEKMSGMLQTNLMACRFGHYIKAQIRDQIGSFDSPSTCQRSLEKWLNQYISGVDFGDESIMARYPLKRADVNFTQDLLDPTKYSCQINLQPQYQYEMLDTHIVLLTDVPATKLGDQ, encoded by the coding sequence ATGAGTACATCAAATCTAACATCATCCGCCAACGTCCTGACGGATGCAGGGCTGTGGCGGATGCTGTTAAACCATGCTCAGAACGATAATCGTTCAGAATTCAAATCACAGTTAAGCAAACTGATCATGCAACTTGATGATGTCATGAGCGAGCAACTTTCTGCTGTAATGCAAGCCACTGATTTCAAAGAATTGGAAGCGCGCTGGTTAGGACTACATAGCTTAGTTTTGCTGCCTGTTTCGCAACGCCGCGTGCAGGTTAAGTTGTTAGACCTTAGCTGGGACATGGTGTCTGCCGATCTTAATCAATCTTTCAATGTCACCCGCAGTGCGTTATATCAAAAAATATACGCGAATGAACTCGATACCGCAGGCGGCCACCCATTTGGACTCTTGGTTGTTGACCATCTTATTCACTCTGACTTAGACGATGATGCTGATTTTGATGATCTGTACACACTGCAGTTATTAGGTGAATTAGGTGAACGCGCGCTGTGCCCTGTAAGTCTTGGCGTTGATCCGTATTTCTTTGGTGATGAACCCGCTCGATTAATGCCTGACCATAAGCGTATACAGCGTATTTTAAGCAGTTCAGATTTACAAAGTTGGCAGTTATTACGTTCTCATAGTGCGAGCCGTTTCTTAAATCTGGTGTTACCAGAATACCATTTAAGAAGCCCTTATCAGCATTACCAAGCCGGGTTTGTATTTAACGAACGAGCGCTAACAGAACATGTACTGTGGGGAAATTCCGCCTATTTATTGGCTGCAAACGTGATCCGTGAATTTGACCGTATCAGTTGGTTTGGTTTTTTACGTGCCTATGATGAAAGCGGGCGTTACGGCGCAATAGTGCAAGTGGGTAATGGCCAGCAAGATCCACTGTTATCACGGATTGATCTGTTTAGTGAAGATGATGATTTTTGGTCTGCACAAGGGTTTGTTCCTTTATCAAGTGTCTATCTTAGCGGTCAAAAAGGCATTTTCAGTAATCAGTCCGTGTGGAAGGCAACGACTGAAACTGAAAAAATGAGTGGTATGTTACAGACAAATCTTATGGCCTGTCGTTTTGGTCATTACATTAAAGCGCAGATCCGCGATCAAATCGGCAGCTTTGATAGCCCGTCTACATGTCAGCGTTCGTTAGAAAAGTGGTTAAACCAATATATTAGTGGCGTTGATTTTGGTGATGAGTCAATCATGGCCCGTTATCCCCTTAAACGCGCTGATGTTAATTTTACGCAAGACCTGCTTGACCCAACAAAATACAGTTGCCAAATAAACCTACAGCCGCAATATCAATATGAAATGTTAGACACACACATTGTTCTGCTTACCGACGTGCCCGCAACAAAATTAGGGGACCAATAA
- the tssE gene encoding type VI secretion system baseplate subunit TssE: protein MSLFAKMKGDWTANIDDLRDAIIENIASLLSAKAPIWGGDDIAKYTAESIVLLGMSHAVRGQNRANSEHILQNVKQLITTFEPRLKDLNVELEEESVVTNKLKFRIEGVIVSEFGEELVVFDSSLDFTTSSVDVRKTNFV, encoded by the coding sequence ATGAGCTTATTTGCAAAAATGAAAGGTGATTGGACGGCGAATATTGATGATCTTCGCGATGCCATTATTGAAAATATCGCGTCATTGCTTTCCGCTAAAGCGCCCATTTGGGGTGGCGATGATATTGCCAAATATACTGCTGAATCTATCGTTTTACTGGGCATGAGCCATGCGGTGAGGGGGCAGAACAGAGCTAATAGTGAACATATTTTACAAAATGTTAAGCAGTTAATTACGACATTCGAACCCCGTCTCAAGGATCTTAATGTTGAGTTGGAAGAAGAATCTGTCGTTACCAATAAACTGAAATTTAGAATCGAAGGCGTGATCGTCAGTGAGTTTGGTGAAGAGCTTGTTGTTTTTGATTCAAGCTTAGACTTCACCACAAGCAGTGTCGATGTAAGGAAAACTAACTTTGTCTGA
- the tssF gene encoding type VI secretion system baseplate subunit TssF produces the protein MSESLLSYFEQELAFIRQDAGNFAQRHPGAAKSLGISRDSIDDPQVTRLIDSVALLNARLQQRLDEDYPQLTDSLLQLLFPHYLRPVPAYSMVKMQPHEEVTAKYTLPRGTHLGLDDVDTDTLVFRTTQDVDLYPISLTDCSASIAPFDIQKPKGAEHAKAMLELTLTTTDPTILFSDLELTELSLFLRGETPTILRLYDHLFSGIQQIAIQYDDSVVLLGADALLPVGFEDQEFVLPYSVRSFGGFKLLTEFFMFAERFHAIKLVLSSALQHANTNTLKIQFFLDDMPVELARSLSVNNFNLFCSPIINLQPITAEPLRIDFSQSQYPIMLDVGGQAQLQLFSVDDVTDVTEQKNRNVPPLYGEKFNSAEIGLRWQLSQSENMSDKSVSSALRVANLDHSHVDKSAHTWLISTTCTNGNAASQLSTSCELHCHDSISLPADLTLLRRPTKQININTGEQGAWPLLAHLHFNYQALFGSDDPVSALKTMLQLYNHNNSAKNSAYIESIQGLSQAHVVAPVRISGKSCFANGTRLSVTINPMGLAGGVELLAQLLDRFFAYFSGFNSFTQVVILLDGREGEYRVFPRRLGCKNLY, from the coding sequence TTGTCTGAATCATTACTAAGTTATTTTGAACAAGAGTTAGCATTTATTCGCCAAGACGCAGGTAACTTTGCTCAACGTCATCCTGGTGCAGCTAAGTCACTTGGGATCAGTCGCGATAGTATTGATGACCCGCAAGTGACACGTCTTATTGATAGCGTGGCCTTGTTGAATGCACGTTTACAGCAGCGTCTAGATGAGGATTATCCGCAGTTAACGGATAGCTTGTTACAACTTTTATTTCCACATTATCTACGCCCTGTTCCTGCTTATAGCATGGTGAAAATGCAGCCTCACGAAGAAGTCACTGCAAAGTACACTCTGCCTCGCGGTACGCATTTAGGACTTGATGATGTCGATACCGATACCTTGGTGTTCCGCACAACGCAAGATGTTGATTTATACCCGATCAGCTTAACAGATTGTTCAGCGTCTATTGCTCCCTTTGATATTCAGAAACCAAAAGGGGCTGAGCATGCGAAAGCTATGCTTGAACTCACATTAACAACAACAGATCCAACGATCCTGTTTTCTGATTTGGAATTGACGGAATTATCGTTATTTTTGCGTGGTGAAACACCAACAATATTGCGCCTTTACGATCATTTGTTTTCGGGGATCCAACAGATCGCCATTCAATATGATGACAGCGTTGTTTTATTAGGGGCGGACGCCCTTTTACCGGTTGGTTTTGAAGATCAAGAATTCGTCTTACCTTATAGTGTACGCAGTTTCGGTGGCTTTAAGTTATTAACCGAATTTTTTATGTTCGCAGAGCGATTCCATGCGATTAAGTTAGTGCTATCGTCTGCATTGCAACATGCCAATACCAACACACTTAAAATCCAATTTTTTTTAGACGACATGCCCGTGGAGTTAGCGCGTAGCTTAAGTGTAAATAATTTTAATTTATTCTGTTCGCCTATCATTAACTTGCAGCCAATCACCGCAGAACCATTACGTATCGATTTTAGCCAATCGCAGTATCCAATAATGCTGGATGTTGGCGGTCAGGCACAGTTGCAGTTATTTTCGGTTGATGATGTGACGGACGTGACAGAACAAAAAAACCGAAATGTACCGCCGCTATACGGTGAAAAATTTAACAGTGCTGAAATTGGATTACGCTGGCAGTTATCGCAGTCTGAAAATATGAGTGATAAGTCAGTATCGAGTGCATTGCGTGTTGCAAATTTAGACCATAGTCATGTTGATAAATCAGCACACACTTGGTTAATCTCGACGACCTGCACAAATGGTAACGCGGCGAGTCAATTGTCTACGTCTTGTGAGTTACATTGTCACGACTCTATTTCTTTACCTGCGGATTTGACCTTATTACGTCGCCCGACAAAACAAATTAACATCAATACTGGTGAGCAAGGCGCATGGCCGTTATTGGCGCACTTACATTTTAACTACCAAGCCCTGTTTGGTAGCGATGATCCGGTGTCGGCATTAAAAACCATGCTGCAACTTTATAATCATAACAATAGTGCTAAAAATAGTGCTTATATCGAATCCATTCAAGGTTTGTCGCAAGCGCATGTTGTTGCGCCTGTGCGTATTTCGGGGAAAAGTTGTTTTGCTAATGGCACACGACTGAGCGTGACAATAAACCCGATGGGTCTTGCTGGTGGCGTGGAGCTACTCGCCCAATTATTGGATCGCTTTTTTGCGTATTTCTCTGGTTTTAATAGTTTTACACAAGTCGTGATATTACTTGATGGCCGAGAAGGCGAATACCGTGTTTTCCCGCGGAGGCTCGGATGCAAAAATCTATATTAG
- a CDS encoding type VI secretion system baseplate subunit TssG: protein MQKSILGSLRCAPYQFELPQAMQLVKHHAAKLGVRPELNFITHLLPSYHQSDIVEVQQYTDNSWHFTCDLPALSGSQGLMPRYYYSEALRESFEQGNSALVDFLDGFNNRYFRLYCQTAIKNNIVIQAEEERFSWNHHHQSLTTMLSSLAGDTSINTALPQGHLIQYTGLMGLKVTCLTTLKHLLEDYFGYEFEVDHGDIEYQPLLECCLTRLGAAGKNNQLGFDALLGKSAVTAFQQLDVKVKPNHYDFEQLNQNKILNDAIDAFIRHYMGSNIKINLAMKVAGQQLPICQLTRDASNGVRLSQSARLASTEITQQYVVMPLKLK from the coding sequence ATGCAAAAATCTATATTAGGCTCGCTACGTTGCGCGCCTTATCAGTTTGAATTACCGCAGGCTATGCAGTTAGTGAAGCACCATGCGGCTAAGTTAGGTGTGCGTCCTGAGCTTAATTTTATTACGCATTTACTGCCGTCATACCATCAATCAGACATTGTTGAAGTTCAGCAATACACTGACAATTCATGGCATTTTACGTGTGACTTGCCTGCGCTGTCTGGCAGTCAAGGGCTTATGCCTCGTTATTACTACAGTGAAGCGTTACGTGAGTCATTTGAGCAAGGTAATAGCGCATTAGTTGATTTTTTGGATGGCTTTAATAATCGTTATTTTCGCCTTTATTGTCAGACCGCAATCAAGAACAACATCGTTATCCAAGCGGAAGAAGAGCGTTTCAGCTGGAATCATCATCACCAATCACTCACTACGATGCTGTCTAGCCTTGCGGGTGACACGAGTATTAATACTGCATTACCACAAGGGCACCTTATTCAATACACCGGGTTAATGGGATTGAAGGTGACATGTCTAACAACACTCAAGCACTTATTAGAGGATTACTTTGGGTATGAGTTTGAAGTAGATCATGGCGATATTGAATATCAGCCGCTACTAGAGTGCTGCTTGACACGCTTAGGGGCAGCAGGGAAAAACAACCAGTTGGGTTTTGACGCATTGCTTGGAAAGAGCGCGGTTACCGCATTTCAACAACTTGACGTAAAAGTGAAACCCAATCATTACGACTTTGAACAACTCAATCAAAACAAAATTTTGAACGATGCCATCGACGCATTTATTCGCCATTACATGGGGTCGAATATCAAAATAAACTTAGCAATGAAAGTGGCTGGACAACAATTACCGATTTGTCAGTTAACACGAGATGCGAGTAATGGTGTGCGATTAAGCCAATCAGCGAGGTTGGCATCGACTGAAATAACACAACAGTACGTGGTTATGCCACTAAAACTAAAGTAG